GCATCAAACGTTGGTGGAACTGCTGTAATTAAAATTTGTATTAAAATGAATATAATTAAAACTTTGTATTATAGCTGctctatttataataaatgatcAGAAGATGTACCTGTGTTAGTAATAGCAACATTAATGCTATTAGTTTGAATTGAATGTACCTCCCTTATTGGACTCTGATGTCTCTGTTGGCGGTTATGTGAGCGAGAAACACTTTCGTTATTTTCCTGAATTCTCTTTCGTCCTTTCTTTTTTAGCGAGTAATCTGAAATATTCTCCATTCAAATTACCTGTTGATAGAGCATCTAAATACTTGAGTTCCTATATATCTGTTCAAGATGTTGTACACTATATAGTTCAATCGACTAATGTTGTTCAGAGGTGTGTAAAATATGAAAATGTGTGAGTAAGGTATGTATGTTAAATTTGAAAAGAGATATGTTTATGGGATTCTGACCAGGTACATTATAAAACCATCGATTTCAATTAAGATTTTCAATTATTTCCTGATAACATGGAAAGTAGGTCCTAAATATATGCATATTAGTTTCTTGATCAGTACAAATTTTTAACTGGTTATCTACTGTTTGCAGTGTGGGTTAAAGGCCCATTACACATCCCAAAATTGACCCACCCATATTTACTTCACACGTATGTGGAGTTCTAGGCCCATTACTCATCTCAAATTTGTGTTTACCTCCTATTTGCAACATGGCTTAGAGGCATGCCATGATCATATACAGCTGTTTGATGTCATTGAACTATTTACCTCGAACACACACAATCTCTTTCAGAAAGAAGTATTGCCTGAATATTTTCTGCATGATAGGTGGGGCAGAAGTAAACACACAAGGATGTATTAAAATATTTAAAGTACTAAAAATACTTATGTGTTTCAAGTACTTATATTGTGAAAGGTAGTGTATGCAAGTAAAATGATATGATTTATAATTATTGCAGACCTATTAAAATGGGTTCCTCCATCTTTTAATAGAAGGATTTGGCTATCGATCATTTGCTTGTGATATACTAAATACATTCATAAACTATTTATCTAAATAAAACATACACAATATAGGCAAATATATAGATGAAAAGAACTTCCTGACCATGGGAAATTTTTATTAAAACGAACCAACCATAATATTCTGGGAAACACCAAACTTTATGCTAATCATAGCATAAATAATTGTCAAAATAAAAATCCAAAACATGATGAAAACATACGATGCAAATGCACCAAACTTATTGAAAAATGAAATAGAATACTGATAACCACGGTCAAGATTAGAAAAATCCATGGAAACTTTAATCCTCAACTGCCTTATTTTTGAGCAAATCCTTCTTGGTTTTCGAGGTTGAAGATCCGACAGACCCAGGGGTGGACTGCACAGCAATTTTGGTGCGTTTCTTCGGAGGAGTCACAACAGTAGGCACATTCCCAGCATCTGGTACGTTATTGCCTTCTGTCACAGAGTTGTCCAGCTGCGAAAACAATGGATTAATGTGAGTAAAGGTACAAATAAAAATTTGGTGTGATTTTTGGTTAAGACGTTATGAAATACCGTAGCAGAGGTATCATCAATGTCAGCATCCAAATCATCATTGTTGGGCAACATCTGATAAGCAACATTATCATTAATGTTAGTGgtgcaatttaaaaaaaaaaaaaaaaaaattagtgaaGTACCTGGTCAATCCCCACCACCTCCTCTAAATACTCAGCCAAGTGGTTTTCATCATTTGATACCTCCTTCACGGTATAAACATGATAATTTTTCTTTAAATTATAATCACCCACCTCTATTTTGAACAAAAGTTCTTTACCAACTAACTTTTGTAGTTCCGCAGGAGTTTCTTCATCAGGAGTTATCGCTTTCTTCAGTTCATAAGCTGATGGTTTAATGAACTTGGTTACATCATCTTCAAAGATCCACAAAGACGCAGACCCAGTGTCATTGGTAACACGAATCTGTACCTTGAAATTGAGTAAGGTTTGTAAAATGCAACAGATTATTAGTTCAATATAAAACATAAACCAAAAATATGTTAGCAACTATGGGATGTTAGTAATGAAGGAAAGCTATTCAATAGATTAAAAGttgataattatattgtgttaccgGAGGTTAACTTTTGGTTTAGGGCCGCATTTACGGCATTCATATTCACGACCAAGTATGCCATCGGTGTCTAAAGTCAACTCGTCCAGATCATCTGTTGCCTTAACCTTTCGTGTACACTTGAGACAGGCTACATAATACCAATCATCATCTGGTATGATTGCAGTGATTTTGGCTAATGCAATATAGTTGCCACTCTTCAGTTAATGCAAAACATGTCAGTATCTATATGTATATGGGTGGATGGATGGGCAATGTTACTCATTACATTAGTTTGTTAGGTTTGAGTGTTTGAATTCGTACCAGACTTGGGTCCAGCTCATCGAGCCTAATTGGAGTGCATCCAGACTGCCATGTCTTGGATGTCAAGCTTGTGCAATTAAGAGCAGGAGCATATCTGTCCAACGGGACTTCATCACCATGTACCGCAACGAACCTGTGGATTATTAATAggttaaaaatttaattttaatatacTAATAAAAAAGATTATTATCAAAAGAAATTAGTAATAACCTATTTTTGAAATCAGCAGTGATCGGGTCATCGGAGTTCAAAAACACTTGTGTGTTGTTCCAGTCAGTTGAGACTGTGTTTTGACCTACATTGTTTTAAACCATCATGTAACAACATTGTCATTTAAAAATATTTACATGACGAAAGATATATATAGTTCAATACCCAGGTATTCTTTTGTCTTTCCACACTACATAATGACAATAATATACTGTCCTGGTTCCTTGTTGTTAATACACTCATTTAGCTGATCAGCAAACTCAGCCCAGAAAGTGCAAGGTAAAATTGTGCCACTATTAATATGCGACTGAAGTTAGTATACAGTATTGAGCTAATAATGGTTAGATACATTTTTGTTAAAAATAATGTTGATTGAATATTAAGAATTAAGAAATAGTAACATACTCGATGTCTTTAAGGTCCCCTTTCATGTAGTATGTGTTTTGGCCACCCTTGGTATAAGGAGTGATTTCCCCAAATCCAGATAGCTTCCCAATGATATCTATTTATGTGAATTGAAGATACATTTATTTAGAGAATGTAATGTACTTCTCTAATTATATTAACAAATTTATAGATAAATATAGTACTAACCAACAGATACTCCAAAATCCACAGCCATGGATCTAATATCAGTAAAAGCAACAAAATTAAAACGGTTGGGTTGTCCACTCCATTCGTTCACTCTCGTGACAGTAGTGTTGAAGGTGCAAGACAGTTTAAAGTTGTGGCTCCAATGTGCTGACTTGTACAGCTTGTTAACAGTTGCTACACTAAGATTCTTGATGACATAGTTTCCGTCTTCGCTTAGTTTCTTAACAAATTTCGGCCTAAGCCTATTTTTGATTGTCAACCCAATCTTGTCACCctacatatttaaaaaaaaaataaaaaaaattcagctAAGAGTAGATCTTTTACATCGACTTCTTATTATTAATAAGTTTCATATATCTCAGTTCTACTACTATTGTATGCAAAACATATACAATTAACGATCATCCATGTCCTAATATTTTATTGTATTAACATACATTTATTGAGTTTACTACATACCTGTTCATCGACAAGAATGAGTTCATTGATGAGCTTATCTTTGTCAAAGCCGTAACCCTTTTGTGTCCACATTCTTATCACTTTCACCCGGATAGCGAAATTCACCAACTCTGGCTTGATTTCACGAATTGGGATAATAGCTGAATCCATGTTGCTGAGAAAAAAGATAGCATTTATTTTTAGTATACAATTATCTGGTAGCTAAAAATAATACCAAAATTaattgaaaaataaaaaaattagaatAACTTACAGATCTGGTAGCTAAAAATAATACCAAAATTaattgaaaaataaaaaaattagaatAACTTACAGGTTTGAGATAGTACAGAAGGAAGAAAGATAAATGCTTTGAATGATGGTGCTTAAGATTACCGATATACGGAGTATTTATAGTTGAAGAGCCCATTGAAAGCTGGTTTGAAATCGATGAACACCCGATTAAACTTATCTCTAATTTAAAATTTGAGATAAGCGTATTTGATCCATAATTGACGGTTCTAGGTGTTTTTTTGTTCAGAAATTAGGGGTGTAGATAAGATGATAGATGTTATTTTTGGAATTAGGGTTGGAGATAAGATGATGGATGGCATCTGGATAAATTATTAGGGAATTTTAAAATTAGGGTTGGAGATTAAGTGTTGGGGATGAATCGTGATTCTTCTTCATATGACACCTGGAAAATCCAGATGTCAGTACAAGCTGGTTAATCGGTTTTTTTGACAAATGTGCTAATATTAActcttttttatattaatatatattaatatatatatatatatatatatatatatatatatatatatatatatatatatatatatatatatatatatatatatgtatatatatatatatgaaccgaAATTGAAGATCAACATATCGAATCTTATTTCATTAGGCCTTGGACAGATTACAGAGTTTTACATCATATACTTAGAAAATTTCCCAAATCATTTATTTCAGTTCAAATCATATGAATATATTGACAAAGCGTATGTCCATAAACACCAGTATACTTTTCGTATTTGATTCCACAATATAATATTATTTGTTACACTTTAAATACATGGTATGTGTCTTTTGTTTACCATTTTTTTGGTTTGTTACGGAATTTTTTTTCTCTTCTTGCTTTCATTACTAGCTTAGTGATGAAAAACCGTGTATACGTTTAAATTTATAAACGCAGTGGAACATGAAAATAAACATTTTTAGTAacattaaaataaacatcatttattttattataaactttcacACGGTTAACGGTTCctaacaagatccaattacaccactcaTAATTGTCAAATATCATAAATTACAAAGTGGAGTTTAGATGTACCTTTAGCGAGCGATGCAATAACGGTAGAAACAACTCTCCACGTCTAGATTGAAACaaatattcaaagtgtatgaatatctctatggttgatccacacGCACGTCAAACAACAAcaatcagatttttttttttttgacagcgATTGGGATCGCTCGagagggactaaaccacccgttgcgatcatctcccgtttcgactatgccgatgcagcgataataaccccgccctcaTTGCTGCCCGGGAAGAAACCTtcaaaccgatccaagggcacggtcaAGTAAAACCCCCTTCCCCTTGGTAATATTAAGTACCCCTTTTAGTTATTATTGCCGTTTCCCACTGAAGAGATAAAACCCTTACATGTGTGTATTTTTGATGTCAGCTCAAAaatttacggagtatatatattttacaaacccTTTTGGTAATATTAAGTACCCCTTTTAGTCTTTACGGGCTTATTAAAATTAATAGATTTTATTTAACTCTAATAGAATGAGCCCATCCAATAATTAATGGTTCAACGAcccattaaaatttttttttatttaattaaatcgtATTTAATTAAACTATGCTTTTCGaactataggttataattatatatcaaaaatatataataattggcGTCTAAGTGCTTATTATGTGCGACCCCATTAGCTTATATATAAGCGGTAGTAaagatttgtgttatgacgtgcacactaagtcaacaaactcccacttgtgcatgctataacatctagaaaactatatagatatatattggCGTATAGCAACACGTCAATGCCCCAGAAAATATACAAGTATTTGTTTCAGCTaaacgaactatcattattattaaaatgatttaaTGATTGAGTGTCTATTGTCCTTTTATTTCCGTTACCGAGTTGACATGAGAGATGGatctagtcattctcatttgtcaacCAATTCTGTTTCTCGATCTTGAAACTTGAATGCAATCACCAAATTAGAATTGATCAACAATCAATATAGCTTGGACACGGCCGTGTAaatatccattcattttcatcgagGAGCCCGGTGGTATCATACTCTCACATAGAGGAATAAATCTCATATTGATTATATGTGTTCGTCATGTACTTCGTATCatacccaatgatggcctttataactaccttgttcaggacaacgtttaaccatatcaaagtataatatgtcCTACAAtcaaaaaccaacatatacatctcaggtctaaggacaaaaagacataaccattatgagattcactattgacgacgatccatgtagtgacatctcatgattgggtcattACAATATTcaccatcaatgaatacatatgaattttggcctTAAGTAGTTAACTATTCACCATCTGTgaataataccaaatttcataataatcttaattcatgttattcccataacatgatcgattatggagatttagaataatcaacaattattcatgaattagacatgctaatatagaacacagtaatataaatgaaaacgaGCATACCGAGCatctcaattcattaagataaaactgtttaatgttccaaaatatccaaatactaaagtACAGATGAAAAAGATAagtagcataacgaagtccaatattatagcatgatcatcatgcttgttgtgcatcaaggGCTTCATGAACGGTTCAGCCAcgatatcatctgtatgaaccttaagaatactaattttATTCCTCTCAATGACTTCAAGAATGTAgtcaacttttgaagaatgtgtcgGATACTTTTCTGTACTTGTGATTCTTTCGGAAGTATAATAACAGATGAACTATCACAAAAAAATTTCATAGAAGATTTAATGTTGTGAACCACTCCGGGTTCAGCAacaaacttcctaatccagacagcttcctGGGCAGCTTCTCAGGCAGAAACGTAT
This genomic stretch from Rutidosis leptorrhynchoides isolate AG116_Rl617_1_P2 chromosome 11, CSIRO_AGI_Rlap_v1, whole genome shotgun sequence harbors:
- the LOC139874959 gene encoding uncharacterized protein; this translates as MGSSTINTPYIGNLKHHHSKHLSFFLLYYLKPLPDLNMDSAIIPIREIKPELVNFAIRVKVIRMWTQKGYGFDKDKLINELILVDEQGDKIGLTIKNRLRPKFVKKLSEDGNYVIKNLSVATVNKLYKSAHWSHNFKLSCTFNTTVTRVNEWSGQPNRFNFVAFTDIRSMAVDFGVSVDIIGKLSGFGEITPYTKGGQNTYYMKGDLKDIEFVAVHGDEVPLDRYAPALNCTSLTSKTWQSGCTPIRLDELDPSLSGNYIALAKITAIIPDDDWYYVACLKCTRKVKATDDLDELTLDTDGILGREYECRKCGPKPKVQIRVTNDTGSASLWIFEDDVTKFIKPSAYELKKAITPDEETPAELQKLVGKELLFKIEVGDYNLKKNYHVYTVKEVSNDENHLAEYLEEVVGIDQMLPNNDDLDADIDDTSATLDNSVTEGNNVPDAGNVPTVVTPPKKRTKIAVQSTPGSVGSSTSKTKKDLLKNKAVED